Genomic DNA from Anaerolineae bacterium:
AAAGAAAATGGAAACTATAAGGGTGCCCTTTGGAAGCGAAGCCTATTTCCGCCTGCTAATGGAGAATCCCCAACTCGGCCGGTATTTCTCTTTAGGCAAGCGGGTTATAGTGGTGGCAGGGGACAGGACTTACGAAGTAGTTGAAGAGCCAGAGAAACCTTCGCCACCGCCGCAAAAACCTGACTTTTTGACCAGACTCATCCGTCTGCTCCGGAACATTTTAAAGCTTAAAAATTAGCCCCAAATTGTTCCTAAGAATCTTCGCAATCCATCCCTTTTAGAATTTAGAAACTCGCACGAACTGCCACCACCGTCCGCCAACCTGAACTTCGCACCAAATATTCCCCTAATTTAACCTAGGCCCAGCAGGGCCAGGTTTACCTTGGAATGGCCCCTGAACAATTTATCATGCTCGGGACAAAGTGGCGAATAATACGGTTTTTACGGGCTTGCCGCAGGCCTATAGTGCTCCAGAAATGGTAGATCTGGAGATGCTGCACCGCTGGTAGAGTTCCCCCTGAACCTTCCTCAGAGGGCTTTACGGGAATAAAAGTTGCCTCTCCCATACCCCTGTGATATACTTTGAAAGAGCAGGAGTGGACTCATGAATGAAGAAATTTTGCTGGAAGCCAGAAAACTGGGGATAGTAGTAGGAGGTTCCCTCTCTGGGGGTCTAACGGTCAAGCTGGACCCCCGCGCTGTTATAGAGGGGGTGGCGGTAGGAAGGTATGTCGTGGTAAAGGGGCAAACAAGGCGGTTTTTCGGAATTATAACCGACGTATCCCTTGATACCACAAACCCCTTCCTGGAAAAGAGCCCCCCCGATGTATCTGACCCCTTTATCTCCGAAGTGATCACTGGGACAGGAGTATTCGGCAAGCTCAATGTATCGGTGCACTTGGTGCTGGAGGAAAATTCCAGAGAACCCAAACCGGCCAGAACTATCCCGGCGCATTTCTCCCCTGTGTATTACGCCACTCAGGAGGACGTGGAAAGGGTTTTTGGGAGGGAAGGCATTCCGGACAGGCATTTCTTTTACATTGGCGAACCCATTGATATGGAGGGAATCAGACTTGTTATGGACATGGAGAAGCTGGTGGAGCGTTCCAGCGGCGTCTTCGGTAAATCCGGAACAGGGAAAACTTTCCTCACCCGGCTCCTCTTAACAGGGATTTTGAGGGAAAAAGTCGCCACTTGTCTGGTCTTTGATATGCACAGCGAGTACGGTTGGGAGGCTGAAGGAGAAAAAGGCAAGAGATTTAAAGGCCTCCGGCAACTTTTCGGAGATAAAGTCGCCATCTTTACCTTGGATCCAGAATCTACCTTAAGGCGGGGAATAAGGCCTGATGCTGTGGTCCGTATCCCGTGGCAGTCCATAGAGCCGGAAGACCTCATTACCTTGCAGGGGATACTGGATATATCTGAAGCTGGAATAGGGGCTATATATGCTATGCGGAGGGCTTGGGGAAAAGAGTGGCTGGAGAAATTCTTCGTTCTTGAGGATGAAAGTTTTGAAGAGCTGGTGGAGAGGCATCGTCAGAGCCCCCAAACCCTCAATGCTTTACACAGGAAACTATCACGCTTGCAGGACCTTCCCTTCTTCTGCACCGAAACCCATGAAGATTCCGTCAGAATTATGCTGGAGTATATACTGAGTGGCCGAAGCGTGGTGCTGGAGTTTGGGAGGTTTGGGCGGGACCTTAGGGCTTACATTGTGGTAGCCAACTATATAACCAGACGAATCCATGAGGAATTTGTCCGGATGAAGGAAATCGCATTGGGAGGATTCGGATCTGAACCCCCACAGCTGGTGATAGTTATAGAAGAAGCCCACAAATTCCTGGACCCGCTGGTAGCGCGCCAGACCATCTTTGGGACTATTGCCCGGGAAATGCGGAAGTATAACGTTACCCTCCTGGTGGTGGACCAGCGTCCAAGTGGCATAGATGAAGAGGTAATGAGCCAAATTGCCACCCGCATAACGTGCCTTCTGGATAATGAGGCTGATATAAAGGCAGTTTTAAGCGGGATACCAGGAGCTGGGGGGCTTAGGGATGTGCTGGTCAAACTTGAGACGCGCCAGCAAGCCCTGATCCTGGGGCATGCTGTCCCTATGCCCGTCCCCATAAGGGTTAGGGATTATGGGACTCCGGAGTTCTATGCTTCTTTCCAGAAAATCCTTCAGCCTGAAACCAGAGCCCTTATATGGGGCTCTGAAAAAGACAATCATCTCTGAGGAGGGGTCTATGGAGCTCAAAGTGGTTAAAATTGAGAAGCCTGCCAATGTCAATATAATCCTGGGGATGAGCCACTTCATTAAAACGGTTGAAGACATTTACGAGGCCATGGTCAACACTGTGCCCGGTATAAAGTTTGGGGTAGCCTTCTGCGAATCCTCAGGGCCTGCCTTAGTCCGCTACACCGGCACCGATGAGGAAATGATAGAGCTTGCCAAGAAGAACGCTTTCGCTTTAGGGGCGGGGCACAGTTTCATTGTTTGCCTTGCTCCTGGCTTTTATCCGATAAATGTCCTAAATGCTATAAAGAACGTGCCAGAAGTATGCCGCATTTTCTGCGCCACAGCCAATGATGTGGAGGTAATAATTGCCGAGACAGAGCAGGGCCGAGGCATTCTGGGAGTTATAGACGGCCTTAAGAGCAAGGGCATTGAGACAGAGAAAGATATAGAAGAACGCAAAGCTTTCCTGCGCCGGATAGGTTACAAGTTCTGATGGGCAAAATCCTTTTCATTTTTGTAGATGGCCTTGGGCTTGCTCCGGAAGGAGAATGCAATCCCTTTTCCAAAGCCTCTACTCCTTTTTTGAGGAATTTGCTCGGAGGACCCTTGACCCTGGAAAGAATTCAGGAAAAGGATGGCCTCGTCCTCAGAGCTCTTGATGCTAAACTGGGAGTCGAAGGAATTCCCCAATCGGCTACAGGCCAGACAGCTCTGTTCACTGGGATCAATGCTCCAGCCCTGGTTAACGCCCACCTTCACGCCTGGCCAACAGGTTTATTGGTAGACATCCTCAAGGAGCAGAATTTCCTGAAAAAAGCCAGAGAAGAAGGCTTTAAAGTTATCTTCGCCAATGCCTATACCCCCTTTTACTTTGAGCTGGTGGAGAGCGGGAAGAGGCCTCATTCCGCTACCAGCTGGCTAACTATATCAGCCGAAATACCTTTTCGGACCCTGGAGGACCTCAGGGCAGGCAAGGCCGTTTACTGGGATATAGTGCATGAGTATCTTGTAAATTACCTCAAAATTCCGGGCATAACGAAGATTGAACCGGAAGAAGCAGGGCGCAATCTTGCCCGCCTGACAGAGGAGTATGACCTGGTGTTATTTGAAACTTTCCTTCTGGATCTGGCCGGACACCGGAAACTCCCCTGGAGCGTGGAGGAAACTTTAGACCTGTTTGATCGTTTCCTTTCGGGGATAATGGAAGCCCCCTCTTTCACCCTCGTGCTTTCCAGCGACCACGGCAATGTTGAGGATGACTGCGTCAAAGTCCACACCGCAAACCCTGTCCCTCTTCTGGCCATTGGCCCGCAGGCCAGGCTTTTCTCGCGCTGTCAGGCTATAACTGATGTAGCTGGAGCAGTCCTTGAGGCCTTGAGAACTCCTTAACGCCCAAGGATAACTCCGCTCTCTCCGGCTCCGTGGCCTTTTAGAGAAGGTCCCTTTTCCCTTTTCTCAATTTCTTCCAGAAACTGGATAAGCTTCTCCACATCTTCCGGTAAAAGGCCATAGCGGTTCTTCAGGTCCAGCAATTCCTGAGCGATGGCCTTTGCCAGGTCTTTTCGGAACTCTTCCAGGTCTTTGAACGCTCTCCACTCAACCTTACTTATCCTCAAGAAATACTGAGCTGAAGGACTGTAATTCACATCTTTTCGGTAAGCTAAGGTGGGTTTTTTCATCTGACGGGCGAATTCCCACTCTGAGCCGATAGGAGCCGAGGCATCGCGCCCCAAAATTATGAGATAAAGGTCTGCCTTCTCTATAGCTTCTCTGAGGGAAGCCAGAGTCTCTCCAGCGTGAGCAGTGTGGCGTATCTCCCATCCTCTGGATACAGGTAGCTCCGCCACTACCTGCCCAACGATTTCCCTTTCTCCTTCAAGTTCCCGGCTGGAACTGATAAAAAGGCGAATTTTCTTCCCCATGTTATTTCCGCCCTACCCCCTGGCCGGGAACCAGGGGTACCTGACGCCGCGCTGGGTATATCTGCAGGTCGTGATAAATATAGCACACATTGCAGTGCAGGGCAAAGGGGCCAGGTCCCTGCACCGACGGATATCGGAGTATGTTTCCCCAAAACAGGGTTTGAGTTATAATGTTTACAAACTTTCGCAAGGCGGGGAGAGGAGAGACTAATTTGATCGCCAAACTGAAGAACTGGGCTCATAGCCTTGAGAGGGAAGCTTACGCTCTATACGTTGCCGCCCGCGATCCGCGTGTCCCTTGGTATGCCAGGGTTTTTCTGAGCCTGGTGGTGGCGTATACCTTTAGCCCGATAGACTTAATTCCTGATTTTGTCCCTTTTCTTGGCCACCTAGATGACCTGGTCCTGGTGCCCCTGGGAGTTGTGCTTGCTCTAAAAATGATCCCTTCTGAAGTAATGGTCGAAGCTCGGCACAGGTCCGAAGAATTAATGCAGCGGGAAGGCCTGACCAGCCGGGCTGGAGCTATTTTGGTAATCGCTTTGTGGTTAGTTATTGTAATTTTTATTGCCTGGTCTATCGTCCTGCTTTTCAAGAGAGTCGTTCTTAGCCGTTGATTTGCTTCAATAGATCTGGATGCCAAGGCCAGGCGGGTTAAAGCAATTTCTGGGAGGTATCATATGGAATTGATTCTGTCCGCCATTTCGGCCGGTGGGCTAATCGGAGCAAGCAACCAGTATATGTGTCTGTTGCTGGTTTCAATAGCTGCCAGGTTTGGCCTGATCACGCTGGCTAAGCCGGTAGAGTTCATGGAAGAGTGGTGGTTCATTGGCATTGTGGCTTTGTTCTGGCTGCTTACGGTGGCGCCGGCTTATGCCACAGTGCTGGGCCCAGGTGTAATGAACGCCATTAACGCCATTATCAATTTCATCAGTGGCTTTCTGGTGCCGTTATCGGGAGCGCTCCTTTCACTGGCAGCAGCTGGCGTTATCAGCATGGACCCGGAGCTTCGCAACCTTCTTATGACAATTCGGCTGTTCAATCCTGATGGTAGCCTTGGGGCGCAGGGCTACATTGTTGCCGGCGGTGGAGCGCTGTTAGCCAGTGCCCTGAGTGGGATGCGTTTCCTGGCTAAGCCGGGCCTCAGTTCCGCCACCAGCACGATGGGCACCTTCGCTGCTCCGATATATACCACCACGGAGAACATAGCTTCGGCGGTGCTATTGGGGCTTTTCTTTCTGTTGATACAAATCAACCCCTGGCTGGCAGTGCTGTTGGTCTTGTCCATAATCTTACTCATCCTGGGGATACTGGTATTTGCTATTCACCAGCTTTGGAGATTGAACCGTGGCATCGGTAAGGTGTTCCGGTTGTTTAAGCTGTGGCCCAGAGCAGGGATTGCTGTTGTGGCGGAAGCTCTAATATGGGGGCTGGGCTGGATTGTCCTGAGGAACTGGCAGCATGGGGTAACCAGATTGATAAAATGGGCGTTGTGGCTTGCGGCAGTGTTACTGTTGCTGGGCCCGTTGCTTCCCGTTGCGGTGGTGGTTCTTGTACTGGGTATCTACAGAGGAGGGCTGCGAGGAGCCGGAGTGTTGTTGGGGAATATTGAAGGAAAGGGGGGCCTGGAATTGAGCAGATATAGTTTTGTTTAGCCCCTCTCTCAAATCTTCAGAGGATGCTCCGTAAGATCTCAATTGATGTAGACATTTTGAAGCGATTGTGGTAAAATTTATTTGGAACTCAGCGTGGAGGGAAGGCCGAAGAGGGCCCTTCCCTCTTTTTCTTTAGGAGGTGAGCCATGAAAGGAAAGGCTGTTGTGGGGCAATCGGGAGGGCCAACGGCTGTAATAAACAGCACTCTGGTAGGAGTAATTCATGAAGCCTCCAGGTATCCTGAGATAGAGGCCATCTATGGAGCTATCAATGGCATAAAGGGGGTTTTGGAGGAGGACTTTGTTGATTTGACCAAGGAACCAGCGGAGATCTTGGAAGGGTTGCGCTATACTCCCGGGGCTGCTTTGGGTAGCATAAGGTATAAGGTCAAGGAAAGCGATTATGAGCGCATCCTCCAGGTTTTCAAAGCTCACAATATCCGTTATTTCTTCTACATAGGCGGCAACGATTCCATGGATACCGCTATGAAGCTTCACTCTCTGGCTGTGGAATCCGGATATGAGCTTAGAGTTATAGGCCTTCCCAAGACAATTGATAACGACCTTGCTTACACTGACCACTGCCCGGGCTATGGGAGTGCAGCTCGCTTTGTAGCGATGGCAGTGAGGGATTCGGGATGGGACACAAGAGCCATGAGGGTAAATAGCCCCGTTAAAATCATAGAGGTTATGGGCCGGAATGCCGGGTGGCTCGTCGGGGCTGCAGCTTTAGCCAAGGAGCTGGAAGATGATCCACCTCACCTTATTTACTTTCCCGAAAGGCCTCTTTCCAGAGAAAAACTCCTCAAAGATGTGGAAGAGGCTTATCGGCGCTACGGTTATGTAGTTATTGCCCTGAGTGAGGGGGTAACCAATGAGGCGGGAGAGCCCTTCGGAGGAGAATTTGCTCCCAAAGAAGTTGACGCTTTCGGGCATGTGCTCAAAGGTGGGGCTTCCGATGCTGCGTCCTCCCTCATAAAGGCCGAGCTAGGCCTCAGCGTGCGCATAGATAAGCCCAATTACCTTTACCGTTCTTTTGCGCTGGCAGTTTCAGAAGTGGATCGGGAGGAGGCCTACGAGGTGGGAAGGGCAGGGGTAAGGGCGGCGCTGGCAGGAGAAACCGGCAAGATGGTCACAATAATCAGAGAACCTGGTCCGGTCTACCGTTCCACTACTGGTCTTGTGGAGCTGGAGAAGGTAGCCAATGTGGAGCGCTACCTGCCCGATGAGTATATAACTGGGGAAAACAATTTCGTGACGGAGGCTTTTATTGAATATGCTCGCCCCCTTATTGGAGAAGCTTTACCTCCATATGCCAGGCTCAGGGGGGTAAAAGTGCCCAAGAAATTTATCTGAGGAGGAGAAACTATGCCGCTGGTGACCAGCAAGGAGCTTCTTCGGAGGGCTTTTGAAGAACATTATGCCATAGGGGCTTTCAATGCCAACAATATGGAGCAAATTCAGGCCATTGTGGAGGCGGCCCAGGAGGAGAGAGCTCCCGTGATACTTCAGGTGAGCCAAGGAGCTATTCGCTATGCAGGTCTGGAGATGGCGGCTGGGATGGTGAAAATAGCTGCTTCACAGGTGGATGTACCTGTTGTCCTGCATCTCGATCACGGCACGAGCTTTGAGCAGAACATCCTTTGCCTGAGGGCCGGTTTTACCTCCCTTATGTTTGATGGTTCCAAGCTTCCTTTTGAAGAAAACGTTGCCATAACCCGCAAGGTCTGCGAGGTAGCTCACGCTGTGGGAATTCCCGTGGAGGCCGAGTTGGGTCAGGTCCTTCAAATAACGGATAAAGTAACCCTGGAGGATGTGGAGAGAGCGATGACGGATCCGGATCAGGCGGCCGAGTTTATTCGCCTCACAGGGGCAGACTCTCTGGCAGTAGCCATCGGTTCCATCCATGCTATGAGGGAGCAGGAAGCCACCCTGGACATTGAAAGGCTCAAAGCTATCCGCAAGAAGGTAAACATCCCTTTGGTCCTCCACGGCTCTTCTGGGGTTAAAGACGAGAGTATTTTGGAAGCCATTGAAAATGGCATAAGCAAGATAAACGTGGCTACTTATCTCAATCAGGCTTTCGTGCGGGGCCTCAGGGAAGGAATAGAGAAAATGCCCGATGAGGTTGACCCTCGCAAGTTTCTGGCGATAAGCCGCGAATATGTGAAGGAAGCTGTTCGGGAAAAGATAAGGCTTTTCGGGAGTGCAGGCCGGATAGACTCAACAGGGGGGTTCGTAAGCCCCAGGCGGGTTTTTGCGGCGGTAAAAGTTGAGGGAATAGAGTAAGAAGCCTTACTGGCGGGCAAGGAGGAAAGCAAAGGCATCTTCCAGGCGTGGAGGCACTGGTTTTATGGATTGAACCATTACTCCATTGCTTTCAAGAAGTCTCTTGATTTCGGGAGCTTGTTGCTGAGCGCTGTCTACGAAGACATGGAGCATGTCTCCATAAGTCTGGAGTCCTCCAATTCCTCTGGCGCCTCGCAGGATTTCTTTTGTTCTTTTGACATCCGATGGGAAAACTTCAAGGACTTCCTTTGGTACCATTTCCTTTATCTGTGAAGGTTCAGAGCATACCAAAAGTCTGCCCTGATGCATGAATCCGACCCTCGAGCAGCGTTCCGCCTCATCCATATAGCATGTGCTTATCACAATTGTAGCCTTCTGGAGGTGGAGTTCTGTCAGGAGCTCCCAGAACTCCCGTCGCGACACAGGGTCAACTCCGGTGGTGGGTTCGTCCAAGAGTAGGATCTGGGGGTTGTGAATGAGGGCGCAGGCCAGTGCCAACTTCTTTTGCATTCCCCCTGAAAGCTGGGAAGCCCTGCGGTTTAAGAAATTCTCAAGCCGAGCGAAACGCAGTAGCCTTCTGACCCTTTCTTCCCTTATCCCCTGTGGAACTCCAAATAAATCGGCGAAGAAATTGAGGTTTTCCATCACTGTAAGGTCTCCGTACAGGGCAAAGTGCTGGGGCATATAGCCCACAATTCTTTTAACCTCCTCCGCCTGCGTTAACACATTATAGCCTCCCACTATGGCTGTCCCGGAAGAAGGGGCCATAACCGAAGCCAGAACTCTGAGGGTTGTGGTCTTTCCTGCACCATCTGGTCCCACCAGGCCGAAGATTTCTCCCCTGTAGATCACCAGGTTTAATCCTTCTACGGCCTTTACACGGCCGAATGTTTTTGTGAGGTTTCTGGTCTCTATTACAGGTTCCATCATTCCAGCCTCTTGCGAA
This window encodes:
- a CDS encoding ATP-binding protein, which produces MNEEILLEARKLGIVVGGSLSGGLTVKLDPRAVIEGVAVGRYVVVKGQTRRFFGIITDVSLDTTNPFLEKSPPDVSDPFISEVITGTGVFGKLNVSVHLVLEENSREPKPARTIPAHFSPVYYATQEDVERVFGREGIPDRHFFYIGEPIDMEGIRLVMDMEKLVERSSGVFGKSGTGKTFLTRLLLTGILREKVATCLVFDMHSEYGWEAEGEKGKRFKGLRQLFGDKVAIFTLDPESTLRRGIRPDAVVRIPWQSIEPEDLITLQGILDISEAGIGAIYAMRRAWGKEWLEKFFVLEDESFEELVERHRQSPQTLNALHRKLSRLQDLPFFCTETHEDSVRIMLEYILSGRSVVLEFGRFGRDLRAYIVVANYITRRIHEEFVRMKEIALGGFGSEPPQLVIVIEEAHKFLDPLVARQTIFGTIAREMRKYNVTLLVVDQRPSGIDEEVMSQIATRITCLLDNEADIKAVLSGIPGAGGLRDVLVKLETRQQALILGHAVPMPVPIRVRDYGTPEFYASFQKILQPETRALIWGSEKDNHL
- a CDS encoding adenosine-specific kinase codes for the protein MELKVVKIEKPANVNIILGMSHFIKTVEDIYEAMVNTVPGIKFGVAFCESSGPALVRYTGTDEEMIELAKKNAFALGAGHSFIVCLAPGFYPINVLNAIKNVPEVCRIFCATANDVEVIIAETEQGRGILGVIDGLKSKGIETEKDIEERKAFLRRIGYKF
- a CDS encoding DUF4062 domain-containing protein, which gives rise to MGKKIRLFISSSRELEGEREIVGQVVAELPVSRGWEIRHTAHAGETLASLREAIEKADLYLIILGRDASAPIGSEWEFARQMKKPTLAYRKDVNYSPSAQYFLRISKVEWRAFKDLEEFRKDLAKAIAQELLDLKNRYGLLPEDVEKLIQFLEEIEKREKGPSLKGHGAGESGVILGR
- a CDS encoding DUF1232 domain-containing protein, with the translated sequence MIAKLKNWAHSLEREAYALYVAARDPRVPWYARVFLSLVVAYTFSPIDLIPDFVPFLGHLDDLVLVPLGVVLALKMIPSEVMVEARHRSEELMQREGLTSRAGAILVIALWLVIVIFIAWSIVLLFKRVVLSR
- a CDS encoding DUF4126 family protein produces the protein MELILSAISAGGLIGASNQYMCLLLVSIAARFGLITLAKPVEFMEEWWFIGIVALFWLLTVAPAYATVLGPGVMNAINAIINFISGFLVPLSGALLSLAAAGVISMDPELRNLLMTIRLFNPDGSLGAQGYIVAGGGALLASALSGMRFLAKPGLSSATSTMGTFAAPIYTTTENIASAVLLGLFFLLIQINPWLAVLLVLSIILLILGILVFAIHQLWRLNRGIGKVFRLFKLWPRAGIAVVAEALIWGLGWIVLRNWQHGVTRLIKWALWLAAVLLLLGPLLPVAVVVLVLGIYRGGLRGAGVLLGNIEGKGGLELSRYSFV
- a CDS encoding 6-phosphofructokinase — its product is MKGKAVVGQSGGPTAVINSTLVGVIHEASRYPEIEAIYGAINGIKGVLEEDFVDLTKEPAEILEGLRYTPGAALGSIRYKVKESDYERILQVFKAHNIRYFFYIGGNDSMDTAMKLHSLAVESGYELRVIGLPKTIDNDLAYTDHCPGYGSAARFVAMAVRDSGWDTRAMRVNSPVKIIEVMGRNAGWLVGAAALAKELEDDPPHLIYFPERPLSREKLLKDVEEAYRRYGYVVIALSEGVTNEAGEPFGGEFAPKEVDAFGHVLKGGASDAASSLIKAELGLSVRIDKPNYLYRSFALAVSEVDREEAYEVGRAGVRAALAGETGKMVTIIREPGPVYRSTTGLVELEKVANVERYLPDEYITGENNFVTEAFIEYARPLIGEALPPYARLRGVKVPKKFI
- the fba gene encoding class II fructose-1,6-bisphosphate aldolase is translated as MPLVTSKELLRRAFEEHYAIGAFNANNMEQIQAIVEAAQEERAPVILQVSQGAIRYAGLEMAAGMVKIAASQVDVPVVLHLDHGTSFEQNILCLRAGFTSLMFDGSKLPFEENVAITRKVCEVAHAVGIPVEAELGQVLQITDKVTLEDVERAMTDPDQAAEFIRLTGADSLAVAIGSIHAMREQEATLDIERLKAIRKKVNIPLVLHGSSGVKDESILEAIENGISKINVATYLNQAFVRGLREGIEKMPDEVDPRKFLAISREYVKEAVREKIRLFGSAGRIDSTGGFVSPRRVFAAVKVEGIE
- a CDS encoding ABC transporter ATP-binding protein, producing the protein MMEPVIETRNLTKTFGRVKAVEGLNLVIYRGEIFGLVGPDGAGKTTTLRVLASVMAPSSGTAIVGGYNVLTQAEEVKRIVGYMPQHFALYGDLTVMENLNFFADLFGVPQGIREERVRRLLRFARLENFLNRRASQLSGGMQKKLALACALIHNPQILLLDEPTTGVDPVSRREFWELLTELHLQKATIVISTCYMDEAERCSRVGFMHQGRLLVCSEPSQIKEMVPKEVLEVFPSDVKRTKEILRGARGIGGLQTYGDMLHVFVDSAQQQAPEIKRLLESNGVMVQSIKPVPPRLEDAFAFLLARQ